In one Macaca fascicularis isolate 582-1 chromosome 6, T2T-MFA8v1.1 genomic region, the following are encoded:
- the UGT3A1 gene encoding UDP-glucuronosyltransferase 3A1: MAGQRVLLLVGFLLSGVLLSEAAKILTISTLGGSHYLLLNRVSQILQEHGHNVTMLPQSGNLLIPDIKEEEKSYQVIRWFLPEDNQKRITKHFNSYIETALDGRDEFEGLLKLMEIFGIQCSYLLSRKDIMDSLKNENFDLVFVEAFDFCSFLIAEKLVKPFVAILPTRFGSLEFGLPSPLSYVPVFHSLLTDHMDFWGRVKNFLMFFSFSRSQWDLLSTFDNTIKEHFPEGSRPVLSHLLLKAELWFVNSDFAFDFARPLLPNTVYVGGLMEKPIKPVPQDLENFIANFGDAGFVLVAFGSTLNTQQSQEVLKKMHSAFSHLPQGVIWKCQSSHWPKDVRLATNVKIVDWLPQSDLLAHPSIRLFVTHGGQNSVMEAIWHGVPMVGLPVNGDQHGNMVRVVAKNYGVSIQLNQVTADTLTLMLKQVIEDKRYKSAVAAASVILRSQPLSPAQRLVGWIDHILQTQGAAHLKPYAFQQPWHEQYLIDVFVFLLGLTLGTVWLCGKLLGVVVRWLRGARKVKKT, encoded by the exons ATGGCTGGGCAGCGGGTGCTGCTTCTAGTGGGCTTCCTTCTCTCTGGGGTCCTGCTCTCAGAGGCTGCCAAAATCCTGACAATATCTACACTGG GTGGAAGCCATTACCTACTGTTGAACCGGGTGTCTCAGATTCTTCAAGAGCATGGTCATAATGTGACTATGCTTCCTCAGAGTGGAAACCTTTTAATCCcag AtattaaagaggaggaaaaatcATACCAAGTTATCAGGtggtttttacctgaagataatCAAAAAAGAATTACGAAGCATTTCAATAGCTACATAGAAACAGCATTGGATGGCAG AGACGAATTTGAAGGCCTTCTAAAGTTAATGGAAATATTTGGGATTCAATGTAGTTATTTGCTAAGCAGAAAGGATATAATGGATTCCTTAAAGAATGAGAACTTTGATCTGGTATTTGTTGAAGCatttgatttctgttctttcctgATTGCTGAGAAGCTTGTGAAACCATTTGTGGCCATTCTTCCCACCAGATTCGGCTCTTTGGAATTTGGGCTACCAAGCCCCTTGTCTTATGTTCCAGTATTCCATTCCTTGTTGACTGATCACATGGACTTCTGGGGCCGAGTGAAGAATTTTCTGATGTTCTTTAGTTTCTCCAGAAGCCAATGGGACTTGCTGTCTACATTTGACAACACCATCAAGGAGCATTTCCCAGAAGGCTCTAGGCCAGTTTTGTCTCATCTTCTACTGAAAGCAGAGTTGTGGTTTGTTAACTCTGATTTTGCCTTTGATTTTGCCCGGCCCCTGCTTCCCAACACTGTTTATGTCGGAGGCTTGATGGAAAAACCTATTAAACCAGTACCACAA GACTTGGAGAACTTCATTGCCAACTTTGGGGATGCTGGGTTTGTCCTTGTGGCCTTTGGCTCTACATTGAACACCCAGCAGTCCCAGGAAGTCCTCAAGAAGATGCACAGTGCCTTTTCCCACCTCCCTCAAGGAGTGATATGGAAATGTCAGAGTTCTCATTGGCCCAAAGATGTTCGTTTAGCCACAAATGTGAAAATCGTGGACTGGCTTCCTCAGAGTGACCTCCTGG CTCACCCCAGCATCCGTCTTTTTGTCACTCATGGCGGGCAGAACAGCGTAATGGAGGCCATCTGGCACGGTGTGCCCATGGTGGGATTGCCAGTCAATGGAGACCAGCATGGAAACATGGTCCGAGTAGTAGCCAAAAATTATGGTGTCTCTATCCAGTTGAATCAGGTCACAGCTGACACACTGACACTTATGTTGAAACAAGTCATAGAAGACAAGAG GTACAAGTCAGCAGTGGCGGCAGCTAGTGTCATCCTGCGCTCTCAGCCCCTGAGCCCTGCACAGCGGCTGGTGGGCTGGATTGACCACATCCTCCAGACTCAGGGGGCGGCGCACCTCAAGCCCTATGCCTTCCAGCAGCCTTGGCATGAGCAGTACCTCATCGACGTCTTTGTGTTTCTGCTGGGGCTCACTCTGGGCACTGTGTGGCTTTGTGGGAAGCTGCTGGGTGTCGTGGTCAGGTGGCTGCGTGGGGCCAGGAAAGTGAAGAAGACATGA